CTGCACTCTGACTAAAGGCCTTCCCGCACTGATTACATTGATagggcttctccccagtgtggaTTCTCTGGTGCAGGATCAAGCCTGTGTTCTGACTGAAGGCCTTACCACATTCCTTGCAGTGATAGCGCTTCACTTTATTGTGGATATCCTGATGGGAAAGGAGGGCTGACCTGTAACTGAAGGCTTTACTGCACACATTACActgatagggtttctctccagtgtgtattCTCCAGTGGCGAACAAGGCCTGAGTTCTGAGCAAAGCTTTTCCCACATTCATCACATTTATGTCGTCTTTCTTGTGTGGGATTTCCCTGCTGCCTCTCTAATTTGCCCAGAAGGTCTTGGGTTTCTCCATGCGCAAGACCCACGATAACATCCCCGTTGCACTTGGTAGTTGCCTCTCCATGTGGCTGGATTCTGGGAGATATTAcctgttttgaaaataattcCTTGTTCTCACTCCTGGTCTCACCATCTGAAATAAACATGTAGTAAACAATCATTCTCAAAgtcactttctatttttttatattagaagaaagggagaaatgaagtTCTCATTGAAGTTACAAGGAAATACAAACTTCTTTATTCAAAATAGGGAGAGATATATGTGGGTTGATCAAACAGAGGTACTACGCCAAC
This genomic interval from Arvicanthis niloticus isolate mArvNil1 unplaced genomic scaffold, mArvNil1.pat.X pat_scaffold_530_arrow_ctg1, whole genome shotgun sequence contains the following:
- the LOC117702167 gene encoding uncharacterized protein LOC117702167, producing MIVYYMFISDGETRSENKELFSKQVISPRIQPHGEATTKCNGDVIVGLAHGETQDLLGKLERQQGNPTQERRHKCDECGKSFAQNSGLVRHWRIHTGEKPYQCNVCSKAFSYRSALLSHQDIHNKVKRYHCKECGKAFSQNTGLILHQRIHTGEKPYQCNQCGKAFSQSAGLILHQRIHSGERPYECNECGKAFSHSSHLIGHQRIHTGEKPYECDECGKTFRRSSHLIGHQRSHTGEKPYKCNECGRAFSQKSGLIEHQRIHTGERPYKCKECGKAFNGNTGLIQHLRIHTGEKPYQCNECGKAFIQRSSLIRHQRIHSAEKPETTGV